One Sphingomicrobium sp. XHP0239 DNA segment encodes these proteins:
- a CDS encoding autotransporter assembly complex protein TamA, with the protein MFLPLSFRSSTACRRNGARCGQASLFVLALLLAQPALAQEAPPPSEENVGDIDDTIPPPPPDANLPVTEDPIISDEEFADEVPELADDDPALDMPLESIEEFERRLAAEQADAEPTEGQEAPLGDPALADGDVVEEIGDAPITDPELAAPLPPLETFEVEPVEFAEEASDTEVVEIDYAVRVDGLEEADGQTEIAVIDQFEALSALYDGDGEADNLAQVSARLTEDSLLIQRILAAEGWYGATAETRIDRSETANGQPITAVITVVPGPRYTFADVIIDADPTEPADLIADNLAIQPGEPIVATRVQGAEAQVAIALPEQGYPFAEVGQRDILLDQETGDGVYTLPVTTGPRSSFGGIRTTGNLAFGADHIETLARFERGELYDSREVDDLRQALVATGLFNTVSVVPEQSGELAPDGTQYATILVDQDAGPPRTIAGSAGFSTGEGVRIAGSWTHRNLFPPEGALIANGVLGTREQGAGVTFRRSNWGQRDRSLQFTLEALHSDYEAFEAYTGRLSGLVTYVSTPIWQKTLTYAYGAQLLATNEQDFDVELGERVNDTFFIGGLTGQVGFDLSDDLLNPTEGFRVTALIEPEAALETDFIPYVRGIVDASGYFPAGDALILAARARVGTIQGIERFELAPSRRLYAGGGGSVRGYGYQQLGPKVLEPNPRFDPEDPEDESDPFLIRPIGGRSVIEGALEARYRFGNFGIVGFVDAGQVYEDEFPTFEDIRYGVGVGGRYYTNFGPLRFDVATPIGRRDGESLINVYVSIGQAF; encoded by the coding sequence ATGTTTCTTCCCCTGTCCTTCCGTTCTTCAACCGCTTGTCGGCGAAATGGTGCCCGCTGCGGGCAGGCGAGCCTCTTTGTCCTCGCGCTGCTCCTCGCTCAACCGGCCCTCGCGCAAGAGGCGCCGCCGCCATCCGAAGAAAATGTCGGCGACATCGACGACACGATCCCGCCGCCGCCTCCCGACGCGAACCTGCCCGTTACCGAAGATCCCATCATCTCCGACGAGGAATTCGCCGACGAAGTCCCCGAGCTGGCGGACGACGACCCGGCACTCGACATGCCGCTCGAGAGTATCGAGGAGTTCGAGAGGCGATTGGCCGCAGAGCAGGCGGACGCCGAGCCGACCGAAGGGCAAGAGGCGCCGCTGGGCGACCCCGCGCTGGCGGACGGCGACGTGGTCGAGGAGATCGGCGACGCGCCCATCACCGATCCCGAACTGGCCGCCCCCCTCCCCCCGCTCGAGACGTTCGAGGTGGAACCGGTCGAATTCGCCGAGGAAGCGAGCGACACGGAAGTGGTCGAGATCGACTATGCCGTGCGGGTCGACGGTCTCGAGGAAGCAGACGGCCAGACCGAGATCGCCGTCATCGACCAGTTCGAGGCCCTGTCGGCGCTCTACGACGGCGATGGCGAGGCCGACAATCTCGCGCAGGTGTCGGCGCGGCTGACCGAGGATAGCCTGCTCATCCAGCGCATCCTCGCTGCGGAAGGCTGGTACGGAGCGACTGCCGAAACGCGCATCGACCGGTCCGAGACCGCCAACGGACAGCCGATCACCGCGGTCATCACCGTGGTGCCGGGACCCCGCTACACCTTCGCCGACGTCATCATCGATGCCGACCCCACCGAACCCGCGGATCTCATCGCCGACAATCTCGCGATCCAGCCGGGCGAACCGATCGTCGCGACGCGCGTGCAGGGAGCCGAAGCGCAAGTCGCGATCGCGCTGCCCGAACAGGGCTATCCCTTCGCCGAAGTCGGCCAGCGCGACATCCTGCTCGATCAGGAAACGGGCGACGGCGTCTACACGCTTCCGGTGACCACCGGTCCGCGATCGAGCTTCGGCGGCATCCGCACCACGGGCAATCTGGCGTTCGGGGCCGACCATATCGAGACGCTGGCCCGGTTCGAGCGTGGGGAACTGTACGACAGCCGCGAAGTCGACGATCTGCGCCAGGCACTGGTCGCGACGGGCCTGTTCAACACCGTGTCGGTCGTTCCCGAACAGAGCGGCGAGCTTGCGCCCGACGGGACGCAATATGCCACCATCCTCGTCGATCAGGACGCCGGCCCGCCGCGCACCATCGCGGGAAGCGCGGGCTTCTCCACCGGCGAGGGCGTGCGCATTGCGGGAAGCTGGACGCACCGCAACCTCTTCCCGCCGGAAGGCGCGCTGATCGCCAACGGCGTTCTGGGCACGCGCGAGCAGGGCGCGGGGGTCACGTTCCGCCGCTCCAACTGGGGGCAACGCGACCGCAGCCTGCAATTCACGCTCGAAGCGCTCCATTCGGATTACGAGGCGTTCGAAGCCTACACGGGTCGCCTGTCGGGTCTCGTCACCTACGTCTCGACGCCGATCTGGCAGAAGACGCTCACCTACGCCTATGGCGCACAACTGCTCGCCACCAACGAACAGGATTTCGACGTGGAACTCGGGGAGCGGGTCAATGACACGTTCTTCATCGGCGGATTGACGGGGCAGGTCGGGTTCGACCTCAGCGACGACCTGCTCAACCCCACCGAAGGTTTCCGTGTCACGGCGCTGATCGAGCCCGAGGCGGCACTCGAAACCGACTTCATCCCCTATGTCCGCGGCATCGTCGATGCGTCGGGCTATTTCCCCGCGGGCGATGCGCTGATCCTGGCGGCGCGTGCGCGGGTCGGGACGATCCAGGGAATCGAGCGGTTCGAACTGGCCCCGTCGCGGCGACTCTACGCCGGCGGCGGCGGCTCGGTGCGCGGCTATGGCTACCAGCAGCTCGGACCCAAGGTATTGGAGCCCAACCCCCGCTTCGACCCCGAGGATCCCGAGGACGAAAGCGATCCCTTCCTCATCCGCCCGATCGGCGGGCGCAGCGTCATCGAGGGCGCGCTGGAAGCGCGCTATCGCTTCGGCAACTTCGGCATCGTCGGTTTCGTCGATGCGGGTCAGGTCTACGAGGACGAATTCCCCACCTTCGAGGATATCCGCTACGGAGTGGGCGTGGGCGGCCGTTATTACACCAACTTCGGCCCACTGCGGTTCGACGTCGCGACCCCGATCGGACGGCGCGACGGCGAAAGCCTCATCAACGTCTACGTGTCGATCGGGCAGGCGTTCTGA